The following proteins are co-located in the Sulfurospirillum deleyianum DSM 6946 genome:
- a CDS encoding exporter-like protein has translation MKLATKSLNFFLFGLIGTLFFLFYPKLTLSTNLLSFVPDGKEKQTFERYGDFKQANHIFIAIKGFDQDALATIKSIEQTLVQSGMFKHESAIAPNPKLLEYTKTYAYYLSTLQTPNERIDARLKRLYEDLLHSPYYLSIDTQDPLGYFQSPKKELPLTLKEGHAALEDYGYLSIFSLSETHPTLESYQTLYTFLHKNLDNIENVRLFSPFFYFVENAKKIESDVTFLIFLSTTLLLLLYLFIIKNIALLLNTILTLISSALLALMLTNLMWQEVSIFVLAFGNAIGTLAIDYMFHYYFYGHYESTQPFNRSVFYGFLTTFGGFLIFSWVDFPLIQQVCFFAMASLLFSYLQFVFLFPRIGFKKIPSPVRFTFSIPLPYRLISLLSLLIILGTIPFVRFDTSLKNLDYQNTALMQEEAFFKGAIGKESLTPILLQAPSIEGLIERSKELSKKLPHAFIPLASSLDEESFFVRKKELSALKLEEKRLEIETKATSLGFRKAFFYNAYTPQMLYPPYPQQSLESLNALGFDVIEHDGVFYTHGMIHTEQRALLKAFDFALIIDAKEIFFNALQTIKHQLLLGGGLALGFVALTLLLLCYHTLSLSASFVLLPSALILSLCTFTDISIAHLFMLFIMMLFGIDYGIYMRHETNPQDGTRSAIFFSIIDTFAGFGVLIFSHIGALHDIGMVSTLATIAILFLLIGREKQ, from the coding sequence TTGAAGTTAGCAACTAAATCCCTTAATTTCTTTCTTTTCGGGCTGATTGGAACGCTTTTCTTTCTCTTCTACCCCAAACTCACACTCTCCACCAATCTACTCTCCTTTGTACCGGATGGAAAAGAGAAACAGACGTTTGAACGCTATGGAGATTTTAAACAAGCCAACCATATTTTCATCGCCATCAAAGGATTCGATCAAGATGCACTTGCCACCATTAAAAGCATTGAGCAAACACTGGTGCAATCAGGGATGTTCAAACACGAAAGCGCCATTGCACCCAATCCAAAGTTGCTAGAGTACACCAAAACCTACGCCTATTATCTAAGCACTCTTCAAACACCCAACGAGCGTATTGACGCAAGGCTTAAGCGTTTATATGAAGATCTTTTGCACTCACCCTATTATCTTAGCATCGACACGCAAGACCCTTTAGGCTATTTTCAAAGCCCTAAAAAAGAACTTCCACTCACCCTTAAAGAGGGGCATGCTGCATTGGAAGATTATGGCTACTTGAGTATTTTTAGCCTCAGTGAAACACACCCTACCCTTGAATCCTATCAAACGCTCTATACCTTTTTGCACAAAAATCTCGATAACATAGAAAATGTACGCCTCTTTAGCCCTTTTTTCTATTTTGTGGAAAATGCAAAAAAAATTGAAAGCGATGTCACGTTTCTTATCTTTCTCTCCACCACATTGCTCTTGCTCTTGTATCTTTTTATTATTAAAAATATTGCCCTGCTTCTTAATACCATCCTCACACTCATCAGCTCTGCGCTACTGGCATTAATGCTCACAAACCTAATGTGGCAAGAGGTCTCCATCTTTGTTTTAGCCTTTGGTAACGCCATTGGAACACTGGCGATTGACTACATGTTTCATTACTATTTTTATGGACATTATGAGAGCACACAACCATTTAACCGTTCGGTATTTTATGGTTTTTTAACCACCTTTGGCGGTTTTTTAATTTTTTCATGGGTCGATTTTCCGCTCATTCAGCAAGTCTGTTTCTTTGCTATGGCATCCTTGCTCTTTTCTTACCTTCAATTTGTCTTTTTATTTCCTCGCATTGGATTTAAAAAAATCCCTTCTCCTGTGCGTTTTACCTTTTCGATTCCTCTGCCCTATCGTCTGATTTCGCTCCTCTCATTGCTCATTATTTTAGGGACGATTCCTTTTGTGCGTTTTGATACGTCGCTTAAAAATCTTGACTACCAAAACACCGCTTTAATGCAAGAAGAAGCCTTTTTTAAAGGAGCGATTGGCAAAGAGAGCCTCACTCCCATTTTACTTCAAGCGCCTTCGATTGAAGGGTTGATTGAGCGAAGCAAAGAGCTCTCAAAAAAACTTCCACATGCCTTTATTCCTCTTGCCTCATCGCTGGATGAAGAGAGCTTTTTCGTACGAAAAAAAGAGTTAAGCGCTTTAAAACTAGAAGAAAAACGCCTCGAAATTGAAACCAAAGCCACTTCCCTTGGATTTCGTAAAGCATTTTTTTACAACGCCTATACCCCCCAAATGCTCTATCCACCCTATCCACAACAAAGCCTTGAATCGCTCAACGCCTTGGGTTTTGACGTCATTGAGCATGATGGCGTATTTTACACCCATGGTATGATTCACACGGAGCAGAGAGCTTTACTTAAAGCCTTTGATTTTGCGCTGATTATTGATGCCAAAGAGATTTTTTTCAACGCTTTACAGACTATCAAACATCAACTACTCCTAGGTGGAGGTTTGGCTTTAGGATTTGTCGCCTTAACACTTTTGCTTCTTTGCTACCACACCCTAAGCCTAAGTGCGAGTTTTGTTTTATTGCCTAGCGCACTCATTTTAAGTCTCTGTACCTTTACGGATATCTCGATTGCACACCTTTTTATGCTCTTCATTATGATGCTCTTTGGAATTGATTATGGCATTTACATGCGTCATGAAACGAATCCGCAAGATGGGACAAGAAGTGCGATTTTCTTCTCCATTATTGACACCTTTGCAGGATTTGGGGTTCTCATCTTTAGTCATATTGGAGCACTTCATGATATTGGCATGGTTTCAACCCTCGCAACGATTGCCATTTTATTTTTATTGATAGGAAGAGAAAAACAGTGA
- a CDS encoding AMP-binding protein, which translates to MKITIIHDDQTQSVYESETLFDESLRGSIIPIDSQSKEKSAIAILKAYLSGAKPILYDQDNTALAQKVASFDTSVLSLIDFAAMFFTSGSTGSPTGAFKTKENIETDMEALLREFGNFSVENVVATVPFIHIYGFLAALLLPLKLNKPLLFKEHFLPHDLLSLAKENTLIVTTPLYIKSLLRLNEPKDLSQTIFISSTGPLSSKIAKAFCDTFNTTLIQLFGSTETGSIAFKKQDDTFWTPFHGVEVSLNAKELLHVKSPFISHQLWQEGLIETGGQVQSFDYALIENGKFQLLGRSNTIVKIAGKRYATTHIEEILERMEGVKKVLANVKHMENELKDEVVELFIESTKEVNLRDIQHTLKENLGSLNIPLKLYRVEKIETSLMGKKMMPIL; encoded by the coding sequence GTGAAAATTACCATAATCCATGATGACCAAACCCAAAGCGTTTACGAGAGTGAAACACTCTTTGATGAGAGCCTTAGAGGCTCCATTATTCCCATTGACTCACAGAGTAAAGAGAAGAGTGCGATTGCTATTTTAAAAGCCTATCTCTCAGGGGCAAAGCCGATTCTTTATGACCAAGATAACACCGCTCTTGCACAAAAAGTAGCTTCGTTTGATACCTCCGTACTGAGCTTAATTGATTTTGCCGCTATGTTTTTTACCTCAGGCAGTACAGGTTCTCCCACAGGAGCCTTTAAAACCAAAGAAAATATTGAGACGGACATGGAAGCTTTGCTAAGAGAATTTGGAAATTTTAGTGTTGAAAATGTCGTAGCTACCGTTCCGTTTATTCATATTTATGGCTTTTTAGCCGCTTTGCTTCTGCCTTTAAAACTAAATAAACCGCTTTTGTTTAAAGAGCATTTTTTACCGCACGATTTACTCTCTTTAGCCAAAGAGAACACGCTTATTGTCACCACACCGCTTTACATCAAATCCCTTTTACGCCTCAATGAGCCTAAAGATTTGAGCCAGACCATTTTTATTAGCTCCACAGGTCCTTTAAGTAGCAAGATTGCCAAAGCCTTTTGTGACACCTTTAACACCACACTCATCCAACTTTTTGGCTCAACCGAGACAGGAAGCATCGCTTTTAAAAAACAAGATGACACGTTTTGGACACCTTTTCATGGGGTGGAAGTCTCTTTAAACGCCAAAGAGCTTTTACATGTAAAGTCTCCTTTTATTTCACACCAGCTATGGCAAGAGGGGCTTATTGAAACAGGAGGGCAGGTTCAGAGTTTTGATTATGCGCTCATTGAAAATGGAAAATTTCAACTCTTAGGACGAAGCAATACCATTGTCAAAATTGCGGGTAAACGCTACGCAACCACGCACATTGAAGAGATTTTAGAGCGCATGGAAGGAGTGAAAAAAGTCCTTGCCAATGTCAAACATATGGAGAACGAGCTCAAAGACGAAGTGGTGGAGTTGTTTATTGAAAGTACAAAAGAGGTAAACCTAAGAGATATTCAACACACACTCAAAGAGAATTTAGGGAGTCTTAACATTCCTCTTAAACTTTACAGGGTAGAAAAAATAGAAACCTCGCTGATGGGCAAAAAAATGATGCCTATTCTTTAA